From one Microbacterium aurum genomic stretch:
- a CDS encoding AAA family ATPase yields the protein MAAATKKSYHASEGLERAIVDLVRVGTRGHGAGVRQLASRLIRSVPTGVSDAEAFRDAVHQAIAAGSDSTELRYVPGAIPTEADSAQPLVDIELIPDGAGLVLDDDVMSELQEVLAERRRADELRRAGASLTRTVLLSGPPGVGKTMTARWLAQALELPLLSLDLSSVVSSYLGSSGRNIKAVLDYAKSGPCVLLLDEFDAIAKRRDDDTDIGELKRIVNVILVELDRWPDASLLIAATNHPQLLDTAAERRFDRSLALSLPGDEERRTILNHLSAGFDNADPDALALATELTAGMSSSDLTRAWALAHRRSILNASVVTDELVSQLARRIEDAGPQRDRLFLIMHDKLAMSNRQIATLVGVSHPTVAAGIKRAEGVQRGGSAKQ from the coding sequence ATGGCGGCAGCGACAAAGAAGAGTTACCACGCCTCAGAGGGACTTGAGCGCGCTATCGTGGATCTGGTTCGTGTGGGCACCCGCGGTCATGGCGCTGGTGTGCGGCAGCTGGCCTCGCGACTCATTCGCTCCGTACCGACGGGAGTTAGCGACGCTGAAGCATTCCGCGACGCTGTACATCAGGCGATCGCGGCCGGTTCCGACTCAACCGAGCTGCGATACGTTCCCGGTGCGATTCCCACTGAGGCTGATAGCGCGCAGCCGCTCGTGGACATCGAGCTTATCCCGGACGGTGCCGGGCTGGTCCTCGATGACGACGTCATGAGTGAGCTTCAGGAAGTCCTCGCGGAGCGTCGCCGCGCGGACGAGCTGCGCCGCGCAGGAGCCAGCCTCACACGCACCGTTCTCTTGAGCGGCCCTCCCGGCGTCGGCAAGACCATGACTGCGCGGTGGCTGGCGCAAGCGCTCGAACTCCCGTTGCTTTCGCTCGACCTCTCGTCGGTGGTCTCGAGCTATCTGGGGAGTTCGGGGCGCAACATCAAGGCAGTTCTCGACTATGCGAAGAGCGGACCGTGCGTGCTCCTGCTCGACGAGTTCGATGCCATCGCGAAGCGACGTGACGACGACACCGATATCGGCGAGCTCAAGCGCATCGTCAATGTCATCCTCGTTGAGCTCGACCGGTGGCCAGATGCGAGCCTGCTGATCGCCGCGACCAATCACCCGCAACTGCTCGATACCGCAGCTGAACGCCGCTTCGATCGGTCTCTCGCGTTGTCGCTTCCCGGCGATGAGGAACGGCGCACCATCCTGAATCATCTGTCCGCTGGATTCGATAATGCCGACCCGGACGCCCTAGCGCTCGCGACCGAATTGACCGCCGGCATGAGCAGTTCTGACCTGACGCGAGCATGGGCGCTCGCGCACAGACGCTCGATTCTCAACGCGTCCGTTGTGACTGACGAGCTGGTAAGTCAACTCGCGCGTCGTATCGAAGATGCAGGCCCACAACGTGACAGGCTTTTCTTGATCATGCACGACAAGCTGGCGATGTCGAACAGGCAGATCGCAACGCTTGTGGGCGTAAGCCATCCGACCGTCGCCGCTGGTATCAAGCGAGCCGAAGGAGTCCAGCGTGGCGGAAGTGCGAAGCAATGA
- a CDS encoding single-stranded DNA-binding protein, with the protein MTTRIPVTVEGNLTGDPEYGAGESGNEYARFTVAVNDRRLNQTTNTWEDAGTVFHRVVVFNQQARHVAASLRKGDSVLVAGDLRFGTYTDKETGQTRETRDIVADNVGASLKFADLAVSRSPKAEGPAAYATGPTAAPASHADTTIAR; encoded by the coding sequence ATGACTACCAGAATCCCCGTCACCGTCGAGGGCAACCTCACCGGTGACCCCGAATACGGCGCCGGCGAATCGGGCAACGAGTACGCCCGGTTCACCGTCGCCGTCAACGACCGGCGCCTGAATCAGACCACGAACACGTGGGAAGACGCCGGCACCGTCTTCCACCGCGTTGTCGTGTTCAACCAGCAGGCCCGCCACGTCGCCGCATCACTGCGCAAAGGGGACAGCGTCCTCGTCGCCGGCGACCTCCGCTTCGGCACCTACACCGACAAGGAGACCGGTCAGACCCGGGAAACCCGCGACATCGTTGCCGACAACGTCGGTGCGTCGCTGAAGTTCGCGGATCTCGCCGTCAGCCGCAGCCCAAAAGCTGAAGGCCCCGCGGCCTACGCCACGGGGCCCACAGCAGCGCCGGCCTCGCACGCCGACACCACAATCGCACGCTGA
- a CDS encoding S8 family peptidase — MAEVRSNDAASRPLLVNGEALRLDIQAPRAGGGDKYEPQTVEQARDVLGPQVVATAQAVETLPRSLRASDRVYVEAKLLPNYLAASYFPTELLAHVGASPVGSRADTGLYVTKSKSVEAQTRRLIFTVSDDGLRELRRLITEGGRNRTENQAFTQIRELSEIGLPRQSDILRASSSEEPEPASAERKVWEAVLHPRSSTLGEPIPLDEETLERWFDLIQSEGGEVHRDYVRRVGGLTFTPVSVDNVRASSLSRFNPLRVLRPMPAIRPRPRFGTRSVQRLSAPTSTRPFLSTVSVAVFDGGVDTARRAGSLFSIPTHDLTTEAPDQGELDHGTGVTGAVLYGLVGPGEQASAPPLPVESYRVLPAPQIPGDLEGYWVLDQIKDAVETKGHRLVNLSLGPTLAVEDDMEPNRWTSELDQLAWEKDVLFVVAAGNDGHQDQITGLHRVQVPADMANGMAVGACDAPAPEKPWARATYSSMGPGRHGARVQPLGVQFGGSDNRMFNVLRADGSFLEASGTSFAAPVTTHALADLVTRLPRVNSSVLRAFAAHFAERPRNHVKLRDEVGYGRQPVTFADLLECAPNEAHVLYVDEIERGDLLGYQVPVPAPTSSDVQIHLTLAYASPVDPTQPTEYTSASLELVLRPHHRIHTFTPPKGRTDKKQILDIGSTAARSLLAQGWTPSQEPVAKTLGAAKTGASEAQLRDSGKWETVRHFRVTLKAGEFELPRLELSYVARRSGALDNSPTKIPFALLISVVDDSGRTDVYDSIRARFGPLRPVQRARARVQMRSASSSHWY; from the coding sequence GTGGCGGAAGTGCGAAGCAATGATGCAGCATCTCGACCACTCCTCGTAAACGGAGAAGCGCTGCGCCTCGATATCCAGGCACCGCGCGCAGGCGGTGGAGACAAATATGAGCCGCAGACCGTGGAACAAGCCCGCGACGTTCTCGGCCCGCAGGTGGTCGCTACAGCGCAGGCAGTCGAGACGCTTCCACGATCACTCCGTGCAAGTGATCGTGTGTACGTCGAAGCAAAGCTGCTCCCGAACTACTTGGCAGCGTCCTACTTCCCGACGGAGCTCCTCGCACACGTCGGAGCGTCGCCTGTGGGATCTCGCGCTGACACTGGGCTATACGTAACGAAGTCGAAGAGTGTTGAAGCTCAAACTCGACGACTGATCTTCACCGTCTCTGACGACGGCTTGCGCGAGTTGCGACGCCTCATCACCGAAGGCGGCCGGAACAGGACAGAGAACCAGGCCTTTACCCAGATTCGAGAACTGAGCGAGATCGGGCTCCCTCGTCAGTCCGACATCCTGAGAGCGTCGTCAAGCGAAGAGCCAGAGCCCGCATCGGCGGAGCGAAAGGTCTGGGAGGCGGTTCTCCACCCACGATCTTCGACCTTGGGTGAACCGATTCCACTTGACGAGGAAACGCTCGAGCGTTGGTTCGACCTGATTCAAAGCGAAGGCGGGGAGGTCCATCGTGACTACGTGCGCCGTGTCGGCGGCCTAACGTTCACGCCTGTGAGTGTCGACAACGTTAGGGCATCGTCGCTCTCGCGTTTCAACCCCTTGCGTGTTCTACGTCCCATGCCGGCCATCCGGCCACGCCCGCGGTTCGGTACCCGCAGCGTGCAGCGGCTCAGTGCGCCGACTTCGACTCGACCGTTCCTCTCGACAGTGTCCGTCGCGGTTTTTGATGGCGGGGTGGACACTGCACGCAGGGCGGGCTCCCTATTCTCGATCCCTACGCACGACCTCACCACCGAAGCGCCGGATCAGGGTGAGCTCGATCACGGCACGGGCGTTACAGGCGCCGTCCTCTATGGGCTGGTCGGACCCGGCGAACAAGCATCGGCACCGCCCCTCCCCGTCGAGAGCTATCGAGTGCTTCCGGCTCCCCAGATTCCCGGCGACCTCGAGGGCTACTGGGTACTTGACCAGATCAAGGACGCAGTCGAGACGAAGGGGCACCGCCTCGTCAATCTCAGCCTCGGCCCGACGCTCGCCGTCGAAGACGACATGGAGCCGAACCGTTGGACGAGCGAACTTGACCAACTGGCCTGGGAGAAGGACGTGCTCTTCGTCGTCGCGGCCGGCAACGACGGGCACCAAGACCAGATCACCGGACTCCATCGTGTACAGGTGCCAGCTGACATGGCCAACGGTATGGCCGTTGGGGCGTGTGACGCTCCTGCTCCTGAGAAGCCATGGGCGCGAGCAACGTACTCATCAATGGGACCGGGACGCCACGGTGCGCGGGTCCAGCCGCTCGGAGTGCAGTTTGGCGGCAGCGACAACCGGATGTTCAACGTCCTTCGGGCGGACGGCAGCTTCCTCGAGGCGTCGGGCACGAGCTTCGCGGCACCTGTCACCACTCATGCTCTCGCTGACCTCGTCACACGGCTTCCGCGAGTGAACAGCAGTGTTCTCCGCGCTTTCGCTGCGCACTTCGCCGAGCGGCCAAGGAATCACGTCAAGCTCCGGGACGAAGTCGGATATGGACGCCAACCCGTCACCTTCGCTGACCTCCTGGAATGCGCACCGAACGAGGCACACGTGCTTTACGTCGACGAGATCGAACGAGGCGATCTTCTCGGATATCAGGTTCCCGTCCCCGCCCCGACCTCGAGCGACGTGCAAATACACCTGACGCTCGCGTACGCGTCGCCCGTGGACCCGACCCAACCGACCGAGTACACAAGCGCGTCACTCGAGCTCGTACTCCGGCCACATCACCGCATTCACACATTCACCCCGCCAAAGGGTCGAACTGACAAGAAGCAGATTCTCGACATCGGCAGCACCGCGGCTCGGTCCCTCCTCGCTCAGGGGTGGACACCTAGCCAGGAGCCGGTAGCCAAGACGCTCGGTGCGGCGAAGACAGGTGCTTCCGAGGCTCAACTCCGCGATAGTGGGAAGTGGGAGACAGTTCGCCACTTCCGAGTGACCCTGAAGGCCGGTGAGTTCGAACTACCGCGACTAGAGCTGTCTTACGTCGCGCGCCGCAGCGGGGCGCTGGACAACTCCCCAACCAAGATCCCGTTCGCGCTGCTCATCTCGGTCGTTGACGATTCTGGCCGCACCGACGTCTATGACTCGATCCGCGCGCGGTTCGGCCCGCTTCGGCCGGTTCAGCGGGCACGGGCGAGAGTGCAGATGCGGAGTGCTTCTTCCTCTCACTGGTATTAG
- a CDS encoding LCP family protein, with the protein MRVKGGVRDNIGLAVQLRHRPSDERRRFRKNEIACVDPSRKDDVSARTTSRTPIARHGILRSPSPALQVLSVLGAIVMVAVISVGAVGAFYVWTVALTVEAAGVSIGDDGEVLPPSLGEIEGGVNLLVVGTDSCEGANTALSGACQAGDTAGERNDVTMLVHISDAPRRVTVVSFPRDMIVPIPACIGEDGTQYSAMSAQMLNVSYMYGGLRCTKMTIEALTGIEIQFAAATRWTGVINMSDAIGGVQVCLADDIDDDHTGLHLKAGNPTLQGVEALQFLRIRHGIGDGSDLGRISNQQQFMSSMVRKLQSDGVLNDPGTLFNLANTAVAQVNQKQIVLSQSLANPQRMVQIAMAVRSVPYEDIVFVQYPTAYAEGGLRVLPVTSAADVLFEALANNQPLQLTGTTSDGYGTKVVGEATPPEAGVTAAPTPTAPGTTDPTTSESRAPTDPVVQLPNSITGQTAAQVTCTVGQR; encoded by the coding sequence GTGCGCGTCAAGGGCGGCGTGCGCGACAATATAGGGCTGGCGGTTCAGCTACGGCATCGGCCATCTGATGAGCGTCGCCGCTTCCGAAAGAACGAGATAGCCTGTGTCGATCCGTCAAGAAAGGACGATGTGAGCGCTCGTACGACTTCTCGAACACCTATTGCGCGGCATGGCATCCTGCGCTCGCCGAGCCCTGCGCTGCAGGTCCTCAGTGTTTTGGGCGCGATCGTCATGGTGGCCGTCATCAGCGTCGGCGCCGTGGGAGCGTTCTACGTGTGGACTGTCGCACTTACGGTTGAGGCCGCCGGGGTCTCGATCGGTGACGATGGCGAGGTTCTGCCCCCGTCACTTGGTGAGATCGAGGGCGGAGTGAATCTGCTCGTCGTCGGCACGGACTCATGCGAGGGCGCCAACACAGCCTTGTCAGGCGCGTGCCAGGCGGGCGACACCGCCGGTGAGCGCAACGACGTGACAATGCTTGTCCACATCAGCGACGCACCTCGTCGCGTCACGGTCGTCTCATTCCCCCGCGACATGATCGTGCCTATCCCCGCATGCATCGGCGAAGACGGGACGCAGTATTCGGCGATGAGCGCGCAGATGTTGAACGTCTCGTACATGTACGGGGGTCTCCGCTGCACCAAGATGACGATCGAGGCACTCACGGGTATCGAGATCCAGTTCGCTGCCGCGACGCGTTGGACGGGCGTCATCAACATGTCGGACGCCATCGGGGGCGTGCAGGTGTGCCTCGCGGACGACATCGACGACGATCACACGGGGCTGCACCTTAAGGCGGGTAATCCGACTCTCCAGGGTGTCGAGGCGCTGCAGTTTCTGCGCATCCGCCATGGCATCGGAGACGGGTCCGACCTCGGACGTATTTCGAACCAGCAGCAGTTCATGAGTTCGATGGTGCGCAAATTGCAGTCGGATGGTGTCCTCAACGACCCAGGCACTCTCTTCAATCTGGCGAACACCGCTGTCGCGCAGGTCAATCAGAAGCAGATCGTGCTGAGCCAGAGTCTCGCAAACCCGCAGCGAATGGTGCAGATAGCGATGGCCGTCCGGAGCGTGCCCTACGAGGACATCGTTTTTGTGCAGTACCCGACGGCTTACGCCGAAGGCGGCCTGCGCGTGTTGCCGGTGACTTCTGCGGCAGACGTGCTGTTCGAGGCGCTGGCGAACAACCAGCCGTTGCAGCTGACTGGCACGACGAGCGACGGCTATGGCACCAAAGTTGTCGGAGAGGCGACACCGCCGGAAGCGGGGGTGACCGCCGCCCCGACGCCAACGGCGCCCGGAACGACCGACCCGACCACGAGTGAGAGCCGGGCACCAACCGATCCGGTAGTGCAGCTGCCGAACTCAATCACCGGACAGACGGCCGCGCAGGTCACCTGCACTGTTGGGCAACGCTGA
- a CDS encoding toll/interleukin-1 receptor domain-containing protein produces MPGDHVFISYITEDSDQIDELQGALEAADFIVWRDKDKLWPGDDWQREIRDAIRSGSFVFLACFSSNLAKREKSYQYEELTLAAEEYRLRPPGASWLMTARLDECEIPEIDLGAGRTLGHSIHRADLFGTQKTAQISRLVVAIQRAMGSTPGIPPASVSAVANNAALAESDVVERLRFLLRNPQLIMDYDEYLSTLRGPIRQSLSDRDVFPLGVPHGTKLDAAFAHEWVQRVRRYEDTVAPTLVPLKLISMYGTPAHEQEFTQTLAMLAQESTQETGADLLTSLHQYPALVATFVAALGAMSKANYSMMRAATADVRVTLTGGRRVPFILTSGSQSIVGIDQWRSLGTVLCLEDEGKSPTDDDANALITKQGGRRHTPISDHLHTVLAPLFQPQFASDADYSDAFDRAEVLLDAIATDARAQSDNYYGPHGGHGRYTWRHKHRGQAPEARMLEEARTQGSGWTPLLGGLFGGDSQRAIEALESVQDLASRIRNSQW; encoded by the coding sequence GTGCCCGGGGACCACGTATTCATCTCGTACATCACCGAAGATTCCGACCAGATCGACGAGCTCCAAGGCGCTCTCGAAGCCGCAGACTTCATCGTCTGGCGAGACAAGGACAAGCTTTGGCCGGGTGACGATTGGCAGCGCGAGATTCGCGACGCGATCCGAAGCGGTTCGTTCGTATTCCTGGCGTGCTTCTCTTCCAACCTTGCGAAGCGGGAGAAGTCGTACCAGTACGAAGAGTTAACTCTCGCGGCCGAGGAGTACCGGTTGCGCCCGCCCGGGGCGTCATGGCTCATGACTGCCCGGCTGGACGAGTGCGAGATACCCGAGATCGATCTCGGGGCCGGGCGCACTCTGGGCCACTCGATTCATCGCGCAGATCTGTTCGGAACTCAGAAGACGGCGCAGATAAGTCGACTGGTGGTCGCTATTCAGCGCGCTATGGGATCGACGCCGGGAATTCCGCCGGCATCCGTCTCGGCTGTTGCCAACAATGCCGCTCTCGCGGAGAGTGATGTTGTCGAGCGGCTTCGATTCCTCTTGCGGAATCCGCAGTTGATCATGGACTACGACGAGTACCTTTCGACTCTTCGAGGGCCGATTCGGCAATCGCTAAGTGACCGCGACGTGTTCCCGCTCGGGGTGCCGCACGGCACCAAACTGGATGCCGCGTTCGCGCACGAATGGGTCCAACGAGTGCGGCGATACGAGGACACGGTTGCCCCGACGCTGGTGCCCCTCAAACTGATTTCGATGTACGGCACGCCGGCTCACGAGCAGGAGTTCACGCAGACTCTCGCAATGCTTGCGCAAGAGTCGACGCAAGAGACCGGTGCCGACCTCCTGACATCTCTCCATCAGTATCCCGCGCTGGTCGCTACCTTCGTTGCCGCGCTCGGGGCAATGTCCAAGGCCAACTATTCGATGATGCGAGCGGCGACAGCGGACGTGCGCGTCACGTTAACCGGGGGGCGTCGGGTGCCCTTCATTCTGACGTCGGGTAGTCAAAGCATCGTCGGGATCGATCAATGGCGATCGCTTGGCACAGTCTTGTGTCTGGAAGACGAGGGCAAATCCCCAACCGATGACGACGCGAATGCGCTGATCACGAAGCAGGGCGGCCGGCGCCATACACCGATCTCCGATCATCTTCACACAGTGCTCGCGCCGCTCTTTCAGCCACAGTTCGCCAGCGACGCCGACTACTCTGATGCCTTCGATCGCGCGGAAGTGTTGCTCGATGCGATCGCCACGGACGCCCGCGCGCAGTCAGATAACTACTACGGGCCTCACGGCGGACACGGGCGGTACACCTGGCGACACAAGCACCGCGGTCAAGCGCCAGAAGCGAGGATGCTCGAGGAGGCGCGAACGCAGGGGAGCGGATGGACTCCGTTGTTAGGAGGGCTGTTCGGAGGGGACTCGCAGCGGGCGATCGAAGCGCTCGAGTCAGTGCAAGATCTCGCGAGCCGCATCCGAAACTCGCAGTGGTAG
- a CDS encoding AAA family ATPase: protein MRGGLERWKRGVGSQGVRQAMAYAFQGSCDSHVRAPTGIDTLAAYGVAGADGVLRYTVEDAEISVDRLDEPSLRRWVDGCDPSTGERRGRDLMSPDADLILDGTINAPKSYSIAALLSQELAAEFEALQDRLRDRIILMWQRELNARRGAGGRIREDLLRIEVVELRHRRSRALDPHIHRHLWLNVKVQGVDGKWSNIDSRVAMKMHTGVNAEGELAARTDPQWIAALARHGFTVGGDGEIEQLAQAVRPLSRRSNQIEANRAVLLAAWRRQNSGAEPGPDELRRIDRLAWARARPNKPGEVDEHDWEVMIADELTHIDPHLAAARPPVDLPPLPLEELNLDLLAARAIVEADERSASSSGRFSMFDVRAGATRAIATAGVVADRRDLQSTIDEVTRRALALTDDLLPGEGERPAHVKGFMASATAALKVALGAEFDRLATPGIAAGAAEVAAAATEVLEDHVALDDRQLAAAGAIAGTDRLVSVTGPAGAGKTTMLRVARRVLNAQGRRMLVVAPTNKAASVAGREIGAAASSLHALLSDHGWRWARDAAGAEQWFRLQPGQPDPATGRLYPGPRRFPVAAGDRIVVDEAGMVDLRTAHALAVLAQDTGAGIAMVGDHFQARPVGHSGAMASLTRRATAIVELAAVHRFDDPGYAQLTLRMRNPHSREAALAVAAELDSRGLIRSVADKTAVRDAMVDAYLARTATHRRVALVTGTNEEADAINEAIQQRRVDAGELSLARIAIGQAEQRILEGDVVQTRRNDRDTGVENRALWAVRHISADHLELASISDTTDIRHVSLEYAADHVHLAYASTVHGIQGETTDESIVGPGVDAAGLYVGMTRGRTRNEAIVIARRGAVAREQIADSMLRGIPEVSVGDSVHAARAELSRAARVNPENGDPSRRPTREETPPHGAQLIRRAHSWLKHARAELLEMDARIASGAAHGHGRPGVTVENSAERDRLAAKYAFVSEAFAAKIAAAGKSRAAEESPSVARHRERPGAGISR from the coding sequence ATGCGCGGAGGTCTGGAGCGTTGGAAGCGGGGCGTCGGCTCGCAGGGTGTGCGGCAGGCGATGGCTTACGCGTTCCAGGGCTCCTGCGATTCGCACGTCCGCGCTCCGACCGGCATCGACACACTCGCCGCGTACGGCGTCGCCGGCGCAGATGGCGTCCTGAGGTACACGGTTGAGGATGCCGAGATCTCGGTCGACCGGCTCGATGAACCGTCTCTGCGCAGGTGGGTGGACGGCTGTGACCCGTCGACGGGGGAGCGTCGCGGCCGCGACCTGATGTCGCCGGACGCGGACCTCATCCTCGATGGAACGATCAACGCGCCAAAGTCGTACAGCATCGCCGCACTCCTCAGCCAGGAGCTCGCGGCGGAGTTCGAGGCGCTGCAGGACCGGCTGCGCGATCGCATCATCTTGATGTGGCAGAGGGAGCTGAATGCACGCCGCGGCGCCGGCGGGCGGATCCGCGAGGACCTGCTCCGCATCGAGGTGGTCGAACTCCGGCACCGCCGTTCCCGGGCGCTGGACCCGCACATCCACCGTCACCTGTGGCTGAACGTCAAGGTCCAGGGTGTGGACGGGAAGTGGTCGAACATCGACTCCCGTGTGGCGATGAAGATGCACACGGGAGTCAACGCCGAAGGTGAGCTCGCGGCGCGCACCGATCCGCAATGGATCGCAGCGCTCGCCCGCCATGGGTTCACCGTCGGCGGGGATGGCGAGATCGAGCAGCTCGCCCAGGCTGTCCGGCCGTTGTCGCGTCGGTCGAATCAGATCGAAGCGAACCGTGCCGTCCTGCTCGCCGCGTGGCGGCGGCAGAACTCGGGCGCGGAACCCGGCCCGGATGAGCTGCGGCGAATCGACCGACTGGCCTGGGCGCGGGCGCGTCCGAACAAGCCCGGAGAGGTCGACGAGCACGACTGGGAGGTTATGATCGCCGACGAGCTCACGCACATTGACCCGCACCTCGCGGCGGCCCGCCCTCCCGTCGACCTACCGCCGCTGCCGCTCGAGGAGCTGAACCTGGACCTTCTGGCTGCTCGCGCGATCGTCGAGGCGGACGAACGGTCGGCCAGCTCGAGTGGCCGGTTCAGCATGTTCGACGTCCGTGCCGGCGCGACCCGGGCGATCGCGACGGCGGGTGTCGTCGCGGACCGGAGGGACCTGCAGTCGACGATCGACGAGGTCACCCGACGAGCGCTCGCCCTCACCGATGATCTCTTGCCCGGCGAAGGCGAACGTCCCGCGCATGTGAAGGGGTTCATGGCGTCGGCCACGGCGGCGCTGAAGGTGGCTCTGGGCGCCGAGTTCGACCGGCTCGCGACCCCCGGCATCGCCGCCGGTGCGGCAGAGGTTGCCGCGGCGGCGACCGAGGTGCTCGAAGATCACGTCGCCCTCGACGATCGCCAGCTCGCCGCGGCCGGCGCGATCGCGGGGACCGACCGGCTCGTGTCGGTGACCGGGCCGGCGGGGGCGGGGAAGACGACGATGCTGCGCGTCGCGCGCCGGGTCCTGAACGCACAGGGACGCCGGATGCTGGTGGTCGCGCCAACGAACAAGGCTGCCTCTGTCGCGGGCCGTGAGATCGGCGCCGCCGCATCGAGCCTGCACGCCCTCCTCTCCGATCACGGATGGCGGTGGGCGCGCGACGCAGCCGGCGCGGAACAGTGGTTTCGCCTGCAGCCAGGGCAACCCGACCCTGCCACCGGCCGCCTCTACCCTGGTCCGCGACGGTTCCCGGTGGCGGCGGGGGATCGGATTGTGGTGGATGAAGCGGGCATGGTCGATCTGCGCACCGCACACGCCCTCGCCGTGCTCGCCCAGGACACAGGGGCGGGGATCGCGATGGTCGGTGACCACTTCCAGGCCCGACCCGTCGGACACTCCGGCGCGATGGCTTCGCTCACCCGCCGCGCCACTGCCATCGTCGAACTCGCCGCCGTCCACCGCTTCGACGACCCCGGCTACGCCCAGCTGACCCTCCGCATGCGCAACCCCCACTCCCGAGAAGCTGCGCTCGCTGTCGCAGCGGAACTCGACAGCCGAGGGCTCATCCGATCGGTCGCGGACAAGACCGCAGTACGAGACGCGATGGTCGACGCGTACCTCGCCCGGACGGCGACGCACCGCCGGGTGGCTCTCGTCACCGGCACCAACGAAGAAGCCGACGCGATCAATGAAGCCATCCAACAACGACGAGTCGATGCCGGCGAACTCTCACTCGCGCGCATCGCGATCGGACAGGCAGAACAGCGGATCCTGGAGGGCGATGTCGTCCAGACCCGCCGCAACGACAGGGACACGGGCGTCGAGAACCGCGCCCTCTGGGCGGTCCGCCACATCAGCGCCGACCACCTCGAACTGGCCAGCATCAGCGACACCACCGACATCCGTCACGTCTCCCTCGAGTACGCCGCGGACCACGTCCACCTCGCCTACGCGTCGACAGTGCACGGCATCCAGGGGGAGACCACCGACGAGTCGATCGTCGGCCCCGGCGTCGACGCCGCAGGCCTCTACGTCGGCATGACCCGCGGGCGCACACGGAATGAGGCGATCGTCATCGCCCGCCGCGGCGCGGTGGCACGCGAGCAGATCGCAGACAGCATGCTCCGCGGTATTCCGGAAGTTAGTGTGGGCGACTCCGTCCATGCCGCGCGAGCGGAACTCTCCCGTGCGGCACGCGTGAACCCCGAGAATGGTGACCCGTCGCGGCGCCCCACCCGCGAGGAAACGCCGCCGCACGGCGCGCAACTTATCAGGCGTGCGCATTCGTGGCTGAAGCACGCGCGCGCGGAACTGCTCGAAATGGACGCCCGCATCGCGAGCGGCGCCGCTCACGGTCACGGGCGTCCCGGCGTGACCGTGGAGAACAGTGCCGAGCGAGATCGTCTCGCAGCGAAATACGCATTTGTGTCCGAGGCGTTCGCCGCGAAGATCGCGGCCGCGGGAAAGTCCCGGGCGGCTGAAGAATCGCCGTCGGTGGCCCGGCATCGGGAGCGCCCGGGCGCTGGCATCTCCCGGTAG